Within Actinomycetota bacterium, the genomic segment AAGCGAGGATGTCTGAGCAGGCGGCCGCCCCCGCCCGGGCCCCAACCACCGACCGGGTCTTCGCCACAGCAGTCAAGGTCCACGGCAACCCTCCCTGCCAGCTGGGCCAGCGCATGGAGATCGGCCCAGGCGGCCCTCTCGAAGGAACCCTCGGCTGCGCGGAGTTCGACGCGGCGGCGGTGGCCGACGCCCCGGAGATCCTGCGCACCGGCCGTCCCGAGACCCGCACGTACCACCACGACCTGGGAGACATCGAGGTGTTCCTGGAACCGCACCTGGCCCCTCCCACCCTGATCGCCGTGTCGGCCACGCCGATCGCCCTGGAGCTCCTGCGGCTCGGTCACGCCCTCGGCTACCGGACGGTGCTGGTGGAGTCCCGGCCGGAACGGATCACCCCCGAGCACCGCGGCGCCGCCGACGAGACCCTGGCCAGCCTGGAGGGCGTCGAGCCGAACGGGCGGACCGACGCCGTCCATACCGACCACGACGCGCCCGGCGTGGCGGAGTCGGTGGCGCGGCTGCTGAAGTCGCCGGCCCACTTCGTGGGGGTGCTGGGGAGCCGCCGCCACGTCGGGCCTCACGTCGAAGCGCTGAGGCAGATGGGGTTCTCCGAGGAGGACCTGGCCCGGGTCCGCTCACCGGTGGGGCTGGACATCGGCGCGAAGAGCCCCGCGGAGATCGCCGTGTCCATCGCCGCCGGCCTGGTGGCGGCCCGGTCGGAACGCGTCGGCGGCTGGCTGGACCGTTGAGCCTTCCATCGCGCCGCGCCACGCGCCCATGAGCATCGCCCTGTCCGTGTTCGGCGTGATGTGCTGCCTCACCGGCGGCATCTGGATCTTCCAGGGCGTCGGCGTGCTGCACGGCAGCTTCATGACCGGCCAGTCCCTGTGGGCCTGGATGGGGCTCGTCACGCTCGCGGGGGGCCTCGCCTTTCTGGCCCTCGGGCGGCGAAGCGCGCGCGGTTCCTGACGTTCCCCCTGGGCGGACGGGGCGGCCCCACCCGCAGCCGCTCCAGCAGCAGGCCCGCGCCCCGCACGACGCAGGTCATCGGCTCCGGGTCCACGCGGACCGGCACGCGGGTCTCCTCGGCGAGCCGCCGGTCCAGCCCCACCAGGAGGCTCCCGCCGCCGGTCAGCGTGATGCCGCTCCCCGCCAGGTCCGGGACGACCTCCGCCGGGACGCGCTCCGGAGGCATGACGAAGCCACATGCGTATCGGATACTTGACCGGTCGTGCAGTCGCCCGGTCCCCTCTTCCGACCCCCTGCCAGCCGTGGCTTCGGGGCCAGGCGCCGCCGTCAGCGCTTCCGGCGCGGCTTCGCCGCCTTCCTGGTGGTCGTGCTGGCCCTCATCGTGTGGGAGGTCCACCCGTTCTTCGGCGGCAACAGCGAGAAGGCGGCGGGCGGCCAGGACAGCCCCTCAGGGGGTGCCTCGGGCGGGCCCAGCTCCGGCCCCACCCGGCTCCCCTCCGTGAACCCGATCAAGCACATCGTGTTCCTGATCAAGGAGAACCGGACGTTCAACAACTACTTCGGCCTGTACGGACACGGCGCGGTGGGTACGGACACCGGCGGCACGCTGGAGTGCTCGGGCAGCCCCAAGCACTGCGTGCCCGGCCCGCCGTACAAGCTGGCCTGGGCGCGCGACCAGCAGCCCCACGACATCACCCACGGTTTCTCCTCCGGCCTGTACTCGATCGACGACGGCCGGATGGACGGCTACAATATCATCGGGGCGGGCACCGACATGTCCGGCTACGTCGTGATGCACCGCGATTGCAGCCCCCCGAAGGGCTGCGTCCCCAACTACTACGCGTACGCGGACCGGTTCGTGCTGGCCGACCACTTCTTCACGTCGATGTACGGGCCGACCTTTCCGGAGCACCTGTACACCGTGGCGGCCCAGGCCGACGGCATCGTCGACAACAAGTCGACCACCGATCACCCGGGGAGCTACTGCACGGACCCCACCGAGTACACGCCGCATTTCAAGCCGAACCTCAGCCCCTCCGACATCAAGCAGATCCTGTATTACGAGGACCACGTCACGGCCGCCATCCCGGACAACCTCT encodes:
- a CDS encoding rod shape-determining protein yields the protein MPPERVPAEVVPDLAGSGITLTGGGSLLVGLDRRLAEETRVPVRVDPEPMTCVVRGAGLLLERLRVGPPRPPRGNVRNRARFAARGPERRGPPRA
- a CDS encoding XdhC/CoxI family protein gives rise to the protein ARMSEQAAAPARAPTTDRVFATAVKVHGNPPCQLGQRMEIGPGGPLEGTLGCAEFDAAAVADAPEILRTGRPETRTYHHDLGDIEVFLEPHLAPPTLIAVSATPIALELLRLGHALGYRTVLVESRPERITPEHRGAADETLASLEGVEPNGRTDAVHTDHDAPGVAESVARLLKSPAHFVGVLGSRRHVGPHVEALRQMGFSEEDLARVRSPVGLDIGAKSPAEIAVSIAAGLVAARSERVGGWLDR